The following proteins come from a genomic window of Pseudomonas putida:
- a CDS encoding urease accessory protein UreF codes for MNSDLALLRLLQLASPGLPVGGFTYSQGLEWAVEAGWVRDIKSFSAWQREQMNDTLAYLDWPVLARLYYACKADDADAFARWSRFLLANRETAELRLEEQQRGAALARLLDGWQLGQAPAWRPSLELSQLGGMAWLAVHWSIPLRQLALGHAFAWLEGAVMAGVKLVPFGQQAAQTLLRDLGEILPGVIDQALALGDDQLGGGLPLLAIASSRHETQYTRLFRS; via the coding sequence ATGAACAGCGACCTGGCACTGCTGCGCCTGCTGCAGCTGGCCAGCCCCGGCTTGCCGGTGGGTGGCTTTACCTACTCGCAGGGCCTTGAGTGGGCCGTCGAGGCGGGTTGGGTGCGTGACATCAAAAGCTTCAGCGCCTGGCAGCGCGAGCAGATGAACGACACCCTCGCTTACCTGGACTGGCCGGTGCTGGCGCGCCTGTACTACGCGTGCAAGGCCGATGATGCCGACGCGTTTGCGCGCTGGAGCCGCTTTCTGCTGGCCAACCGCGAAACCGCCGAGCTGCGCCTGGAAGAGCAGCAGCGTGGCGCGGCCCTGGCGCGCCTGCTCGATGGCTGGCAGTTGGGCCAGGCGCCTGCCTGGCGCCCAAGCCTGGAGCTCAGCCAGTTGGGCGGTATGGCCTGGCTAGCCGTGCACTGGTCGATCCCGTTGCGTCAGCTTGCCCTCGGGCATGCCTTCGCCTGGCTAGAGGGCGCGGTCATGGCTGGGGTGAAACTGGTGCCGTTCGGCCAGCAGGCGGCCCAGACCCTGCTGCGCGATCTGGGCGAGATTCTGCCCGGCGTCATCGACCAGGCCCTGGCGCTGGGTGACGACCAGCTCGGTGGCGGCCTGCCGCTGCTGGCCATTGCATCATCGCGTCACGAAACCCAATACACCCGTTTGTTCCGTTCCTGA
- the ureG gene encoding urease accessory protein UreG → MQSYQQPLRVGVGGPVGSGKTALLECLCKAMRDHYQIAVVTNDIYTKEDQRILTEAGALEPERIVGVETGGCPHTAIREDASMNLAAVEALARKFGNLEVIFVESGGDNLSATFSPELADLTIYVIDVAEGEKIPRKGGPGITKSDFLVINKTDLAPYVGASLEVMERDTQRMRPERPWTFSNLKKGDGLQAVIDFIVERGMLGVRG, encoded by the coding sequence ATGCAAAGCTATCAGCAACCCCTGCGCGTCGGCGTCGGCGGCCCGGTCGGCTCCGGCAAGACTGCGCTGCTCGAATGCCTGTGCAAAGCCATGCGTGATCACTACCAGATCGCCGTGGTCACCAACGACATCTACACCAAGGAAGACCAGCGCATCCTCACCGAGGCTGGCGCCCTGGAGCCCGAGCGCATCGTCGGCGTCGAGACCGGCGGCTGCCCGCACACCGCCATCCGCGAGGACGCCTCGATGAACCTTGCAGCCGTGGAAGCGCTGGCGCGCAAGTTCGGCAACCTTGAAGTGATCTTCGTGGAAAGCGGTGGCGATAACCTTAGTGCCACCTTCAGCCCGGAACTGGCCGACCTGACCATTTACGTGATTGATGTCGCCGAAGGCGAAAAAATCCCGCGCAAGGGCGGCCCTGGCATCACCAAGTCCGATTTCCTGGTGATCAACAAGACGGACCTTGCGCCCTACGTCGGTGCCTCGCTGGAGGTGATGGAGCGCGATACCCAGCGCATGCGCCCTGAGCGGCCGTGGACTTTCAGCAACCTGAAGAAAGGCGACGGCCTGCAGGCTGTGATCGACTTCATCGTCGAGCGGGGAATGCTGGGGGTGAGGGGCTGA
- a CDS encoding sensor domain-containing diguanylate cyclase — protein sequence MFHLRTLVVGIVVLACLATLCNTLAVAYRVQHHALVDLELKANQAYASKLASDINEFLRSARNHLSYAARQLDGGLDDMTMLKREAKRLQVQDKDFNSIVIVNAQGQVLVAHPNTEQITSHHQHSSEIRQAVQARQPWVSSAYTSRGGELVIFVSQPIFAADGRYLGIVGGSVFLKKESALHTLIGLHYQQDGTFAFVADGNGRLLHHPDHARIGTQVSSSPTISAALRGEAGTLEVPNYIGVPMLAGFAPVPEAHWAVVVQTPRDLALAPLGEMTRKVLLYILPVSIIGLLLMLWMTYRLTLPLRQLAHSASHLSATQTGEQLRRIDAWYVEVAAIRRALLTGEQLLQEKFGKLRQQAQSDALTGLANRRAMQLALDALMQSSRAFAVLALDIDHFKRVNDTFGHDAGDEVLKHLAELLRHNSRQDDLPCRVGGEEFTMLLPDTGLADARRIAERIRSAVEQADSPHVGKLTVSIGVACRRPDTQQAGSVLKQADEQLYKAKHNGRNRVEVLDLSPSPPAFPARR from the coding sequence ATGTTCCACCTACGAACCCTGGTTGTCGGCATTGTCGTGCTGGCGTGCCTGGCAACCCTGTGCAACACCCTCGCTGTCGCCTACCGGGTACAGCACCACGCCTTGGTAGACCTTGAGCTGAAGGCCAACCAAGCCTATGCGAGCAAACTGGCATCGGATATCAACGAGTTCCTGCGCTCGGCACGCAACCACCTGTCCTACGCCGCCCGGCAACTGGACGGTGGCCTGGACGACATGACCATGCTGAAAAGGGAAGCCAAGCGACTGCAGGTGCAGGACAAGGACTTCAACTCCATCGTCATCGTCAACGCCCAAGGCCAGGTGCTGGTGGCTCATCCGAACACAGAGCAGATCACCAGCCACCACCAGCACTCCAGCGAAATCCGCCAAGCCGTGCAAGCCCGTCAGCCGTGGGTCAGTTCCGCCTACACCTCGCGCGGGGGCGAGCTGGTGATATTCGTTTCGCAGCCGATCTTTGCCGCCGATGGCCGTTACCTGGGCATTGTCGGCGGTTCGGTGTTTCTCAAAAAAGAAAGCGCACTGCATACGTTGATTGGCCTTCACTACCAACAGGACGGTACCTTCGCTTTCGTCGCCGACGGCAATGGACGCCTGCTGCACCACCCCGACCATGCGCGCATTGGCACCCAGGTCAGCAGCAGCCCGACGATCAGCGCGGCCTTGCGTGGCGAGGCAGGCACCCTTGAAGTGCCCAACTATATTGGCGTTCCCATGCTCGCAGGCTTTGCCCCGGTGCCTGAAGCGCACTGGGCAGTGGTGGTCCAGACACCGCGGGATCTGGCCTTGGCACCACTGGGCGAAATGACCCGCAAGGTGCTGCTTTATATACTGCCGGTCAGCATTATCGGCTTGCTGTTGATGCTATGGATGACCTACCGCCTGACCTTGCCGTTACGCCAACTGGCGCACAGCGCCAGTCACCTGTCCGCCACCCAGACCGGCGAACAGCTGCGCCGTATCGACGCGTGGTACGTAGAGGTCGCAGCCATCCGCCGCGCCTTGCTGACAGGCGAGCAATTGCTGCAAGAAAAATTCGGCAAGCTGCGCCAGCAGGCTCAGAGTGATGCCCTCACCGGCCTTGCCAACCGGCGTGCCATGCAACTGGCGCTGGACGCCTTGATGCAAAGCTCAAGAGCATTCGCCGTGCTGGCCCTGGACATCGACCACTTCAAACGGGTCAACGATACCTTTGGCCACGATGCTGGCGACGAGGTGCTCAAACACCTCGCCGAGCTGCTGCGTCACAATTCACGCCAGGATGACCTGCCCTGCCGGGTCGGTGGCGAGGAGTTCACCATGCTGCTGCCCGACACTGGCCTGGCCGATGCCCGGCGCATTGCCGAACGGATACGCAGCGCGGTCGAACAGGCCGATTCACCCCATGTGGGCAAGCTTACCGTGTCGATTGGCGTAGCCTGCCGCCGGCCCGATACACAACAGGCCGGCAGCGTGCTCAAGCAAGCCGACGAGCAGCTGTACAAGGCTAAACACAACGGCCGCAACCGGGTCGAAGTGCTTGACCTCAGCCCCTCACCCCCAGCATTCCCCGCTCGACGATGA
- a CDS encoding DUF899 domain-containing protein: MNPQKPDIVSRSQWLAARRQLWLHEKAFTHQRDELAAARRALPWVKLEQPYRFQGAEGQLSLADLFAGRSQLLVYHFMFAEGWSEGCPGCSFLADHFDGANQHLAHHDVSLVAVSRAPHAEFQAFRQRMGWRFPWYSSNGSSFNEDFGVSVATEGNSQYNYEPYTGNESELPGLSAFYRAPDGTIFHTYSTYARGLDILVNTYNFLDIAPLGRNEAGTMDWVRHHDRYESQPGKPHCCHD; this comes from the coding sequence ATGAACCCTCAAAAGCCCGACATCGTCTCGCGCAGCCAATGGTTGGCCGCTCGCCGTCAGCTATGGCTGCATGAAAAGGCCTTCACCCACCAGCGCGATGAACTGGCCGCCGCCCGCCGCGCCCTGCCCTGGGTCAAGCTGGAACAGCCCTACCGTTTTCAAGGCGCGGAAGGCCAGCTGAGTCTCGCCGACCTGTTCGCCGGGCGCAGTCAATTGCTGGTCTACCACTTCATGTTCGCCGAAGGCTGGAGCGAAGGCTGCCCCGGCTGCTCGTTTCTCGCCGACCATTTCGACGGCGCCAACCAGCACCTGGCGCATCATGATGTTTCGCTGGTCGCCGTTTCGCGTGCGCCCCACGCTGAGTTCCAGGCATTTCGCCAGCGCATGGGCTGGCGCTTTCCCTGGTACTCGTCAAACGGCAGCAGTTTCAATGAGGATTTCGGCGTCAGTGTCGCCACTGAAGGCAACAGCCAATACAACTACGAACCCTATACCGGCAACGAAAGCGAGCTGCCTGGGTTGAGCGCCTTCTACCGGGCGCCGGACGGCACAATCTTTCATACCTACTCCACCTATGCCCGCGGGCTCGACATCCTGGTCAATACCTACAATTTCCTCGACATCGCGCCATTGGGGCGCAACGAGGCAGGCACCATGGATTGGGTGCGGCATCACGATCGCTACGAAAGCCAGCCCGGCAAACCTCATTGCTGCCATGACTGA
- a CDS encoding HAD family hydrolase, translating into MLTALLFDLDGTLTDTDTLHLQAFRQLLREHDGRELTQAQFDAQISGRANGPLFAELFPKAGAHECLALADRKEALFRELAPALEPMPGLLRLLDYAQAVCIEMCVVTNAPRLNAEHMLNAMGLGAHFEHVLVAEELERPKPDPLPYLTGLQRLGATAEQALAFEDSLPGVKAASGAGIFTVGVATTQTAERLMAAGARLVVDDFDDPRLWEVIETMQCAD; encoded by the coding sequence ATGCTGACTGCACTGCTGTTCGATCTCGACGGAACCCTCACCGACACCGATACCCTGCATTTGCAGGCCTTCCGTCAGTTGTTGCGCGAACATGACGGCCGTGAGCTGACCCAGGCCCAGTTCGATGCCCAGATCAGTGGCCGGGCCAATGGGCCATTATTTGCCGAGCTGTTTCCAAAAGCCGGCGCGCATGAATGCCTGGCGCTGGCTGATCGCAAGGAAGCGCTGTTCCGCGAGCTGGCCCCTGCCCTTGAACCCATGCCGGGCTTGCTGCGCCTGCTGGACTATGCGCAGGCGGTCTGTATCGAAATGTGCGTGGTGACCAATGCACCTCGGCTCAATGCCGAGCACATGCTCAATGCAATGGGCCTCGGCGCACATTTCGAGCATGTACTGGTGGCCGAAGAGCTGGAACGGCCCAAGCCTGACCCGTTGCCGTACCTGACCGGCTTGCAGCGCCTGGGGGCAACGGCCGAGCAAGCGCTGGCGTTCGAGGATTCGTTGCCGGGCGTGAAAGCGGCGAGCGGTGCCGGGATCTTCACCGTGGGGGTGGCGACTACACAGACGGCAGAACGGCTGATGGCAGCGGGGGCCAGGCTGGTGGTGGATGATTTTGACGATCCGCGGTTGTGGGAGGTCATCGAAACGATGCAGTGTGCCGATTGA
- the lexA gene encoding transcriptional repressor LexA: MCSMDNLTPKRRAILDFIRERITDHGQPPSLADIAIRFGFASRSVARKHITALCQAGYIDVTPNQARGIRLAAPLRRPEILEVPVLGQVAAGAPIGPDLGIHEQLLIDPSLFRRTPDYLLKVRGDSMINDGIFDGDLVGIRQQGEARDGQIVVARLDGEVTIKRLQRQPGGYRLLPRNPAYAPIDVGPEREFFIEGVFCGLLRRD, encoded by the coding sequence ATGTGCTCCATGGACAATCTCACCCCCAAACGCCGCGCAATCCTCGACTTCATCCGTGAACGCATCACCGATCACGGCCAACCGCCGAGCCTTGCCGACATCGCCATCCGCTTCGGCTTTGCATCACGCAGCGTTGCGCGCAAGCACATCACTGCCCTGTGCCAGGCTGGGTACATCGACGTCACGCCCAACCAGGCACGGGGCATCCGCCTGGCCGCACCCTTGCGCCGCCCGGAAATTCTCGAAGTGCCCGTGCTGGGCCAGGTGGCTGCAGGCGCGCCGATTGGCCCCGACCTTGGCATTCACGAGCAGTTGCTGATTGACCCCAGCCTGTTCCGACGCACACCGGACTACCTGCTCAAGGTGCGCGGCGACTCCATGATCAATGACGGTATCTTCGACGGTGACCTGGTGGGTATCCGCCAGCAAGGCGAGGCCCGTGATGGCCAGATCGTGGTCGCCCGTCTCGACGGTGAGGTCACCATCAAACGCCTGCAACGCCAACCGGGCGGCTACCGGTTGCTGCCACGCAACCCTGCCTATGCGCCGATCGATGTCGGGCCTGAACGCGAGTTCTTCATCGAAGGCGTGTTCTGCGGCCTGTTGAGGCGCGACTGA
- the imuA gene encoding translesion DNA synthesis-associated protein ImuA, giving the protein MGAVVDLDRLLDQRQVWRGRQARVRPTGLQPTGHAALDQRLPEGGWPAAALSELLLASPGCGELQLLWPSLARLTADSGRVVLVAPPFIPYAPAWQAAGVDLRWLVQVDAEQADALWAAEQCLRSGSCAAVLCWPERADDRALRRLQVAAETGQALAFACRPQQAAHNPSPAAVRIAIDARPAQWRVLKCRGGLPPAAAIACPGQG; this is encoded by the coding sequence ATGGGCGCGGTGGTCGATCTTGACCGGTTGCTGGACCAGCGCCAGGTCTGGCGCGGCCGGCAGGCCCGGGTACGGCCGACCGGGTTGCAGCCCACTGGCCATGCGGCGCTTGATCAACGGCTGCCGGAGGGTGGCTGGCCCGCAGCTGCGCTGAGCGAATTGCTGCTGGCCAGCCCCGGGTGTGGCGAACTGCAACTGCTGTGGCCCTCATTGGCCCGGCTGACCGCCGATAGCGGGCGAGTGGTGCTGGTGGCGCCCCCCTTCATTCCCTACGCACCGGCCTGGCAAGCTGCCGGGGTGGACTTGCGCTGGCTGGTCCAGGTCGATGCCGAACAGGCCGACGCGCTCTGGGCTGCCGAGCAGTGCCTGCGTTCTGGCAGTTGCGCCGCCGTACTGTGCTGGCCGGAGCGTGCCGATGACCGTGCGTTGCGGCGCTTGCAGGTGGCGGCAGAAACCGGGCAGGCGCTGGCTTTTGCCTGCAGGCCACAACAGGCTGCGCACAATCCATCCCCGGCCGCGGTGCGCATCGCCATCGACGCGCGGCCCGCGCAATGGCGTGTGCTCAAGTGCCGGGGTGGTTTACCGCCGGCTGCTGCCATCGCCTGTCCCGGGCAGGGTTGA
- a CDS encoding Y-family DNA polymerase, which produces MLWACILLPQLALDSILRERDDADAPLVLIGGPVQRRVLQAVNPAAAALGLRAGLTLTAARALADGFNCVEADAARIEHLQQLLAAWAYRFSAQVSLHYPRALLLEVGSSLQLFGPWPAFEARLREELAALGLRQRIVLATNPVAARMLANGHDGLALSCPEETRAALARMPIARVGLPQDAAEAFARMGLHQLDQVLALPRDALARRFSAQVQLHLDQLLGLRTLGLSFYQPPDRFETRLELNFDVESHQALLFPLRRMLNDLAAFLAGRDCGVQRFCLYLEHAEGPDTPLQVGLLAAERDAAMLFELARGRLEPLRIPAPVRKLRLVADDLPAFVPQHHALFDPRAHQAQPWEQLRERLRARLGDEAVKGLRAEADHRPECAWQSAEQGGQGSLPALPGSRPGWLLPQPLALDASTHRLLGQAERIESGWWDGGDVRRDYYCIETREGLRGWAYRDLAKPGPLWLQGWFA; this is translated from the coding sequence ATGCTTTGGGCCTGCATTCTTTTGCCGCAGTTGGCGCTGGACTCGATCCTGCGCGAACGCGATGACGCCGATGCACCATTGGTGCTGATTGGCGGGCCTGTACAACGGCGCGTGTTGCAGGCCGTAAACCCCGCTGCGGCGGCCCTCGGCCTGCGTGCCGGGCTTACCCTGACCGCTGCCCGCGCCTTGGCCGACGGTTTCAACTGTGTCGAGGCAGATGCTGCGCGCATCGAGCATCTGCAGCAATTGCTGGCGGCCTGGGCGTACCGCTTCAGTGCCCAGGTCAGCCTGCACTACCCGCGCGCTTTGTTGCTGGAAGTGGGCTCCAGCCTGCAACTGTTCGGCCCCTGGCCCGCGTTCGAGGCGCGCTTGCGCGAGGAACTCGCAGCCTTGGGGCTGCGTCAGCGGATTGTCCTGGCCACCAACCCGGTGGCGGCGCGCATGCTTGCCAATGGCCATGATGGGCTGGCGCTGAGCTGCCCGGAAGAAACCCGGGCGGCGCTTGCACGCATGCCTATTGCGCGGGTGGGTTTACCGCAGGACGCCGCTGAAGCGTTCGCCCGCATGGGGCTGCATCAGCTTGACCAGGTACTGGCGTTGCCGCGTGATGCATTGGCCAGGCGCTTCAGTGCCCAGGTCCAGTTGCACCTTGACCAGTTGCTGGGCCTGCGTACGCTTGGCTTGAGTTTCTATCAACCGCCGGACCGCTTCGAAACGCGGCTGGAGCTCAACTTCGACGTCGAATCGCACCAGGCGTTGCTGTTCCCGTTGCGGCGCATGCTCAACGATCTGGCCGCTTTCCTCGCCGGGCGAGACTGCGGTGTACAGCGGTTTTGCCTGTACCTGGAGCATGCCGAGGGGCCGGATACGCCATTGCAGGTCGGCCTGCTGGCCGCCGAGCGTGATGCGGCAATGCTCTTCGAGCTGGCGCGCGGGCGCCTGGAGCCTCTGCGCATCCCGGCACCGGTGCGTAAACTGCGCCTGGTGGCCGATGACTTGCCGGCTTTCGTGCCCCAGCACCACGCGTTGTTCGACCCACGCGCCCACCAGGCCCAACCCTGGGAGCAACTGCGCGAGCGCTTGCGTGCCCGCCTGGGCGACGAAGCGGTCAAGGGCCTGCGCGCTGAAGCCGACCACCGCCCCGAATGTGCCTGGCAGTCCGCCGAGCAAGGCGGGCAGGGCAGCCTGCCCGCCTTGCCCGGGAGCCGCCCGGGCTGGTTGTTGCCCCAGCCACTGGCACTGGATGCCAGCACTCACAGGTTGCTGGGGCAGGCCGAGCGTATCGAGTCGGGCTGGTGGGATGGCGGTGATGTACGCCGCGACTATTACTGCATCGAAACCCGTGAAGGCCTGCGCGGCTGGGCCTATCGCGACCTGGCCAAGCCCGGCCCCTTGTGGCTGCAGGGCTGGTTCGCATGA
- a CDS encoding error-prone DNA polymerase, producing MSAPGYAELHCLSNFSFQRGASSAEELLRRAREQGYQALAITDECTLAGIVRAWQAAKAQQIRLIVGSEVRLHNGPKLVLLVQDLSGYQNLCALITRARRRAQKGSYQLFPDDLRELHRGLLALWLAEDSRDLATGQWLQGVFGERLWLGVHLHRGSDDETRLARLRGLAGQLGIRAVACGDVHMHVRGRRALQDCMTAIRQHCSVAEAGRFLFANGERHLRTLEQLAELYPADLLSETLCIAERCQFDLGELRYQYPRELVPEGQTPASWLRQLCERGLAHRWPSGPSDKVREVLAKELALIAELGYESYFLTVHDIVAFARSQHILCQGRGSAANSVVCFVLGITELDPMKHRLLFERFLSRERNEPPDIDVDFEHDRREEVIQYVFRRYGRHRAALTAVVNTYHAAGAVRDVARVLGLPADQVDALAKCCGRWSDRIPDEQRLAEAGFEPGSPSLRRILVLAAQLIGFPRHLSQHPGGFVISEQPLDHLVPVENAAMAERTVIQWDKDDLDMVGLLKVDVLALGMLSALRRCFDLMQQHRGRHLTLATIPAEDPATYAMISRAETMGVFQIESRAQMAMLPRLKPSTFYDLVIEVAIVRPGPIQGDMVHPYLRRRLKQEPVTYPSLKLKEVFERTLGVPLFQEQVMELAMVAADYSPGEADQLRRSMAAWKRHGGLEPHRERLVQGMLRNGYDLAFAERIFEQIKGFGSYGFPESHAASFALLCYASSWLKCHEPAIFTCALVNSWPMGFYSPDQLLQEARRQGIEVRPVDVGHSQWDCTLEPVAEGALAIRLGLRQIRGFAEADARRLEAARARRPWRDVEDLCLRAGLDSRARARLADAGALRALARDRHQARWQVAAVQPQLPLFAELQATPEAAVALPAPTVGEDLVADYATLGTTLGPHPLTLLRSRLRVLGCRSSQELAGVEHGDAVAVAGLVVGRQRPQTASGVTFVTLEDEFGMVNVVVWRELAGRQRRALVGAQLLKVSGRLEQENGVRHLIARRLEDVSVLLQGLDVRSRDFH from the coding sequence ATGAGCGCGCCGGGCTACGCCGAACTGCATTGCCTGTCCAACTTCAGCTTCCAGCGCGGCGCATCCAGCGCCGAAGAGCTGCTGCGCCGAGCCCGGGAGCAGGGTTACCAGGCCCTGGCGATTACCGATGAGTGCACCCTGGCCGGTATCGTGCGTGCCTGGCAGGCTGCCAAAGCGCAGCAGATACGCCTGATCGTCGGCAGTGAAGTGCGCCTGCACAATGGCCCGAAGCTTGTGTTGCTGGTACAGGACCTAAGTGGTTACCAGAACCTGTGCGCCTTGATTACCCGCGCCCGCCGGCGAGCTCAAAAGGGCAGCTATCAATTGTTCCCTGACGACCTGCGCGAACTGCACCGAGGGCTGCTGGCGTTATGGCTTGCCGAGGACTCCAGGGACCTGGCAACCGGCCAATGGCTGCAGGGCGTGTTCGGCGAACGCTTATGGTTGGGTGTGCACCTGCATCGGGGCAGCGATGACGAGACCCGCCTGGCCCGGCTACGCGGCCTGGCTGGGCAACTGGGCATTCGCGCCGTGGCGTGCGGTGACGTGCACATGCACGTACGCGGCCGGCGGGCTTTGCAGGATTGCATGACCGCTATCCGCCAGCATTGCAGTGTCGCCGAGGCAGGGCGGTTTCTCTTCGCCAATGGCGAGCGTCACCTGCGCACGCTGGAGCAACTGGCCGAACTTTATCCGGCCGACCTGCTGAGCGAAACACTCTGTATTGCCGAACGCTGTCAGTTCGACCTCGGTGAATTGCGCTACCAGTATCCGCGTGAGCTGGTGCCCGAGGGGCAAACCCCGGCCAGTTGGTTGCGCCAGTTGTGCGAGCGTGGCCTGGCCCATCGCTGGCCGTCGGGGCCAAGCGACAAGGTGCGCGAGGTGCTGGCCAAGGAGCTGGCGCTGATCGCAGAGCTTGGCTACGAAAGCTACTTTTTGACTGTGCACGATATCGTCGCCTTTGCCCGCAGCCAGCACATCCTTTGCCAGGGCCGCGGTTCGGCAGCCAACTCGGTGGTGTGTTTCGTGCTGGGTATCACCGAGCTCGACCCGATGAAGCATCGCCTGCTGTTCGAGCGTTTTCTGTCACGCGAGCGCAACGAGCCACCGGACATCGACGTCGACTTCGAGCACGACCGTCGCGAAGAAGTGATCCAGTACGTGTTTCGGCGTTATGGCCGGCACCGCGCAGCGCTCACTGCGGTGGTCAACACCTACCACGCTGCCGGCGCGGTGCGTGATGTCGCCCGTGTACTGGGTTTGCCTGCCGATCAGGTCGATGCCCTGGCCAAGTGCTGTGGTCGCTGGAGCGATCGCATACCGGACGAGCAACGCCTGGCCGAGGCCGGCTTCGAGCCCGGCAGCCCTTCGTTGCGGCGCATTCTGGTGCTGGCCGCGCAGCTGATAGGGTTCCCCCGTCATCTGTCTCAGCACCCAGGCGGCTTCGTCATTTCCGAGCAACCGCTGGACCACCTGGTGCCGGTCGAAAACGCCGCCATGGCTGAACGTACGGTCATCCAGTGGGACAAGGACGATCTGGACATGGTCGGCCTGCTCAAGGTCGATGTGCTCGCCCTGGGCATGCTCAGCGCCTTGCGCCGCTGTTTCGACCTGATGCAGCAGCACCGGGGCCGGCACCTGACCCTGGCGACGATCCCCGCCGAAGACCCGGCCACCTACGCGATGATCAGCCGCGCAGAGACCATGGGCGTTTTCCAGATCGAATCACGCGCTCAGATGGCCATGCTGCCGCGGCTCAAGCCCTCCACCTTCTATGACCTGGTAATCGAAGTCGCCATCGTGCGCCCGGGGCCGATTCAGGGCGATATGGTGCACCCCTACCTGCGCAGGCGCTTGAAGCAGGAGCCGGTGACCTACCCATCGCTCAAGCTCAAGGAAGTCTTCGAGCGCACTTTGGGCGTGCCGCTGTTTCAGGAGCAGGTCATGGAGCTGGCCATGGTGGCCGCAGACTACAGCCCCGGTGAGGCCGACCAGTTACGCCGCAGCATGGCCGCCTGGAAGCGCCATGGTGGCCTGGAGCCACACCGCGAACGGCTGGTACAGGGCATGCTGCGCAACGGCTACGACCTGGCGTTTGCCGAGCGCATATTCGAGCAGATCAAGGGCTTTGGCAGTTATGGCTTCCCGGAATCGCACGCGGCCAGTTTCGCCTTGCTGTGCTATGCCAGCAGTTGGCTCAAATGCCATGAGCCGGCGATTTTCACCTGTGCGCTGGTCAATAGCTGGCCGATGGGCTTCTATAGCCCCGACCAACTGTTGCAGGAGGCACGCCGCCAGGGGATCGAGGTACGGCCGGTGGATGTAGGCCATAGCCAGTGGGATTGCACACTGGAGCCTGTTGCTGAAGGTGCCTTGGCCATCCGCCTGGGGTTGCGGCAGATCCGAGGTTTTGCCGAAGCCGATGCTCGGCGGCTGGAAGCGGCCAGGGCGCGCAGGCCGTGGCGCGATGTCGAGGACCTGTGCTTGCGTGCCGGCCTCGACAGCAGAGCCCGCGCCCGGTTGGCCGATGCCGGGGCGTTGCGCGCCCTGGCACGTGACCGTCACCAGGCTCGCTGGCAGGTCGCGGCGGTGCAGCCGCAACTGCCCCTGTTCGCCGAGTTGCAGGCAACGCCCGAAGCCGCGGTGGCATTGCCTGCGCCTACTGTCGGCGAAGACCTGGTGGCCGACTACGCCACTTTGGGAACCACGCTGGGCCCCCACCCGCTGACGTTGCTGCGTTCGCGCCTTCGGGTGCTGGGCTGTCGCAGCTCGCAGGAGCTGGCGGGTGTTGAGCATGGCGATGCAGTCGCCGTGGCTGGGCTGGTGGTGGGGCGGCAACGGCCACAGACCGCCAGCGGGGTGACTTTTGTGACCCTTGAGGATGAATTCGGCATGGTCAATGTGGTGGTTTGGCGCGAGCTGGCCGGGCGGCAACGGCGCGCGCTGGTGGGGGCTCAATTGCTCAAGGTGAGTGGCCGCCTGGAACAGGAGAACGGGGTGCGGCACCTGATTGCGCGGCGGCTGGAGGATGTCAGTGTGTTGCTGCAGGGGCTGGATGTGAGGAGCCGGGACTTTCACTGA